CGCCCCGACCTGGCGCGCAAGGGCTGAAGGCGTGGGCGCCCGGCTGCACGTCGCGCTGCTGCACCATCCCGTCTACGACAAGAACCGGCAGGTCGTGACGACGGCGGTCACCAACATCGATGTGCACGACATCGCGCGCAGCTGTCGCACCTACGGCGTCGAGCGCTTCTACGTCGTCACTCCGGTAGACGCGCTGCGCGGGCTGGTTCGCCGGATCATCCGTCACTGGGACGAAGGCGAAGGGCGCAGCTACAACCCGAACCGCGCCGAGGCGCTGTCGCTGGTGCAACTGGAGGCCTCGCTGGAGGGCGTGGAAATCGACATCGAGCGCCGCCTCGGCGTGCTGCCGCGGCTGCTCGGCACCTCCGCGCGCCGCACGGGCCCGGTCTCCACGTTTGCGCAGGTGCGTCGCGAGCTCGAGTCCGAGGACGGCGCCTACCTTCTTCTGCTCGGGACCGGATGGGGACTGACCGAGCAGGTGCTCGGCCGCTGCCACGCGATCATCGAGCCCATCGTCGGCCCCACGCCCTACAACCATCTGTCGGTTCGCGCCGCCGCCGCAATCC
This is a stretch of genomic DNA from Candidatus Limnocylindrales bacterium. It encodes these proteins:
- a CDS encoding RNA methyltransferase, with translation MGARLHVALLHHPVYDKNRQVVTTAVTNIDVHDIARSCRTYGVERFYVVTPVDALRGLVRRIIRHWDEGEGRSYNPNRAEALSLVQLEASLEGVEIDIERRLGVLPRLLGTSARRTGPVSTFAQVRRELESEDGAYLLLLGTGWGLTEQVLGRCHAIIEPIVGPTPYNHLSVRAAAAILLDRLRSPG